One Glycine max cultivar Williams 82 chromosome 8, Glycine_max_v4.0, whole genome shotgun sequence genomic window, gaaaaaatgagtGAATTTTGTGACCGAAAAGGAAAACACAAGATGAAAATTTCAAACATGGCTTCGCCCGGACTCGAACCGGAGACCTTCAGTGTGTTAGACTGACGTGATAACCAACTACACCACGAAACCGCATGATTTTGATGTTATTTAAATTGCTAAAACTCTTTCATATTATAATAAACAATTGGATCCTTCATGTATATGAtcagaaaattaattaagtgcaaaaatatgaaatcaagGGATGAAGATTATTAGAAAGtagtaatttataaattttgttcgATGAATGAAATCTCAGAtgtaaattaaaactaaaaataattgattggtcataagaaaattacaataatcttaattttgaaaaaatattctctttcttcctttttccatAAATTGTTTCCTCACTAACAATGATATTTTCTAACAATATATCTTATGAAAGacctattaaattaattaaaacgttggaataaaaaaaactagaaataaatacataaaatgatgagaaagattaaaaaaggagaattatggaaaaaaaaatatgctacGTATCAAAATTCTTATCATTGAGAGAAGCACCTTTGATCAAACGGATAatactgaagaaaaaaaaatagttattgaaaatatgaaaataaaataaaataaccataactcaaaaataaaaaaatggagaatacaataatattaaaataatagaaataaaaaagaacacaaATATGACTTGGAAGAGAAGAAAACTAGAACAATAATTGAATGGGAGTTTTAAGGAGCAATGCAATTATATTTATGGATAATGTGTATAAAGAAGAGAGTgtgtaattttttacatttgaaATGCTATACTTTTACAATTAGATTACTTATATTAATGAGAGAACGGACAAGATTGGTTAGATGAAAATGAAACCacatcaaaaaaatttattttttttatttcctatttgttcatgattattattatttttgttttaaacatacatttaaaagtaaaatagataaataaaagtggagacaaaaaataattatatggtATTTATCTACGGTTATAAATTAACATGTGCGTGTTATATTATCATAGGGAAACAAATAATCACAAAAGGACAGAGTATTAAATTTATAAGGTTTATTGAAACAATCATATTATTTTCCTTGTATTGGTCTTATACGTTCTCTactaaagtaataaaaatacgATAAATATGCTTTTCAACAGATACttaatctttcttttttgttttcaaataaataagtatataacaaaaataatgtttGCAATTATTTCTCTTATCAATGCAAGAGGATCATTTGTGACTTTGTGGACATTGACCCTCtaaaattcttaaaagaatTACTTCACGTGTAATTTAACTGACAAATTTTAACCATAATTTGCTTCAATgtcatattgtaaaaaaaatgttcttaaCACACCAccagttaaaaaaaagtattttatttagagaaaatgaaaagtatTCATTATATTAGAAACATTAAaacattttactatttattttttaaattaataaaaatatatttaataaggtaTATTAACTAGTATGATGTGTATTATATGTGGCTCTGTAAATACacatcaaatataaattaaaaaacaaaaaaatatatacatctgaaaattttaattctataaaatattaagtATTCGTTTTGTCATATTTATACTAAGGATTCAATGATGAGTGCcttaaattattgattaaagaattaaaagtaaaaaatatttattattataaaagaacattaaaaaaaaatcatcaacaacACATTTTATGCATTccaacaaaattattttctcttttaatttcttgatcaatatctttaaaaaaattaattaacatttggCATATACTAAATCCATTAGGGTGATGTAATTGTTTATTACTTGTTCCAACTCATGTAGTCTTTAGATTCAGGCATGGTAGTTAATAAACTCATGTCAGCACACCGACATCGGAATCCCTATTAAATAGCGAAcgccttaaaaaataaattaaaatcgtacaatttaaaatatacgaagattgttttattaaaaaatatggagattaaattgtataatttaaaaatatgagaaaatcaAGTAATTAAATATTAGGAGATCAtccagtaaaaaatatattagaagatCAAAATCACTCAAACACTATACCATAAGGATTAAGAACGCAATTAACtcaaataatatagaaattagatttgaaaacttattaaatattgGGAGATCAAAATCACTCAAACACTATGCTATAGAGATTACAAATGCAATTAACTAAACTAGATCTAAAAACCTTTTTGGCATAGAATGGCTTTAACCCTACTTGGGTTGACCTAGTAGTAGttagaaaattataataatttgcaTGAGGTCTAAATTCAAACTTTGCTATTGTtactgtaaaaataataataggggagcaacatgaagatTAAGAACGCAATTAACtcaaataatatagaaattagatttgaaaacttattaaatattgGGAGTACATGAAGGTCTACCTAGAATGCATGGCCATGTACCTGCACTATGGCCCTTCCGTATACCTGCATGTATTCTATTTCACTGCCATTGCCTTCCATGACATGTAAAAGGTATGTGGGTTGAGCGAGGAGACCCAAGGAAAAGACCAACTGTTCATAGACAAAGTTGTGGGTACTCCCACCGTCAATCAGAATGACCACCTTTTGATCTGAGATGTAGCCCATGAGATGCAAGGTCCCGGGCGCGAGATGATCGGAGAGAGCATGTAAACTGATCTAAGCCTGCGAAGGTTCTAGGGAGTCCGACAAGTTCGACGCCATTTTCGTGACGATTAGGTCAGCATGACAGGTTTCCTCGTCATCAgtgatgaaaacaaaaaaattagacaGGTATTTGTGGCCTCAACTAAATTTCTTGTCACAATTAAAGCAAAGGCCCCTGGCCATCTCTTTCAGGGTTAAACGTTTACGAGGTACAGGTGGTGGTTTTGGTGGTGAAGGTAGTGATGGCACTTGGGTTGGGTTCCTGATAGGGTGATAATTTGGTGGAGCTGAAGAATGAATGGAAGGTTTGCTACGAAACATCTGGCAGTGCTCATTGAGTTTTTCTTCCTGAAGTCTAGATAAGGGCATTGCCTACACCAAGGTGAGTGGTTGTAGAGCTTGAACTTCCCGTTGGATTTTCGGGCTCAACTCGGACACAAAGCAACTAAGCAAGAATGGAGTACGGAGCCCAATGATTCGATAAGCTAGTGCTTCAAATTGAGATACGTAATTGTGTACCGTACCTCATTGCATCAATTTGAACAAGGTCCCAATAGGGTCCTCTAAGAAGGGGGAAATCGAGCATCCAGTGCATGCAGAAAACAGGGCCACAATGAAATTTGTCCACTCTTCGACATCCATTGAAACTATGCCAAAGCAGGTATTTCCATGTAGAAGGAGGCAATAGTCAACCCGTCCTGGTCTGAAGTGGCATGATATTCAAAGAATTGTGTTATTTTGAAGACCCAACCGGATGGGTCTGTCCCATTAAACCGTGGAACCTTAAGCTTTATATGGTGAAGGTGTGGTGTAGGTGATGGTGATGGGGCAGGGTTTGTTGAAGACGACGATGCAGGTGAGTTCTGATTGTGCTCCACAATGGTTATGCATTGGAGAAGCTCGTCAAGTCTGGTCATGACGTGATGCTAAGTTGTTGTGTGACTTGCTGCCAGCTTAGCAATGGCTTCTTCAATACGATCCATGTTTGACTTCGACCGAGTGGATTCAGCCATGGTGCTCTCAACGAAGGcactctcaatgaaagcaccaaatgTGTTATGAATTTTAGCCCTAGGATTTAAGGACTAGGTTCCTCCTACAACAACAAAAGAAGGGAAATGAGTTTTGTATTATTCATATCCCATTCATTACAAAAGGCAACTATATATAAGCATTCTTGGTGTTGCTGCACGATATCATTAAGCATGATAGCAGAAGATAAAAGCAAAAACATTGATAGCAAAAATGGAATGCATTCGTGTTGTGCTTCTCGACAAGGGAACATGCATGACGGCAACATATTGTACCTAGCCACTAAATGGTTGGCAGCTCAACTATACCTAACTACTCTCCGTTAAATGAAATCAGCAAAGTATTGTGGCGGGATTATCTTTCATCTTGGTCTCAAGTTGTTATTAGTGGTGAGTGGTATGGTGCACAACTGGTCCTTCTCCTACCCGCTAACACCTTGATTAAGTCATTGATCACCTATTTATGATATTTTGTCATAATACAAATTTTAAGTTTCTAGCAAAATATTTTCAGGTTAAGGTCAATCAACGAAACAAGTGATTGGCAATTTTTAGAAAATGGATATTGGAATGAACCATGCACTATTTTAGTTGCCATCGGCTCAATCATAAAAAATGCACTTAATTTCTACATTGATTGTGGCGGCAACCAatgtattgttttttaaatccacaccttattacttttttttattttttcattgaatcttgtgattttgatttttttaaatatagaattattttaaatcttataaatgtataaagtattttttattgctttataaattgttttaaatattttaaaatcttattatataaatctattaaaaaatcttagttataaaagtttcttaaaaaaatctcataagttataacatttttacaaatttttttagaatttatgagatttttttataccaaaataatattttaaaattctaatcgAATACATTTCTTTATGTAAAGTTTCAACTTTTATCGGTTAATTTAACTCAAGTATTTTTTCACTGGTCTTTcactattatttgattttaaaaaaagcttTAAACTTAACAAAAATCTCTCATAATTGTACTTACAACTCACTCAAAAAACATAGTGTTTGTACCTCTAATCAGGTTTTTACggttaatttatcataaaaaataaataaatggaaggatccaattaaaaaaataaaaattttagggatctaattaaaagaagaattttttttaacacctaattaaaaatttgataaaaaataccAGAGTTCGCGTATCattttaacctaaaaaaaaaactaaaaatggttTTAACCTGACCCTCAAAATGATCATGATTCATTGCCCAATAGTTCCTTGGACCAACTATTCATCAATTCAAAACCCGACCGGTTTAACACTGGATAGCAAAACGCCAAACCGTTCTCGTCGTCCTTCGTCTTTCCACTCACAATTCCCAACTTACCAACCCATTTCACTTCACTTCCCCTAGTCAATTAATCGATTCCATTCCACAATGCAGTTTCCTCCGCTTTCCCTGCAACCAAACAGCACCTAATTCCTTCCAAACTCGAGCCTTCTTCTCTGTCATGAACCGCTTGTCGCAGCTCTCATCGTACACCGCCGCCATAGTCGGAAGCACCGTTCGCCTCATCGCGAACCGCTCCCTGCGCCACCGGTGCTGCTCGTTCCCGGCGAAACCAGAGTACCGCGGAATTAGGTCTTTCCGTTCAGAATTCGCGTTGACCGCCGCTCGCTGCTACTCCGCCAAGAAAGGGCGCAAGAGCAAGGCGGAGCCTGAAGTGCCGGCGGTGGTGATGGAGCAGGAGAAAGACGCTTTCTACGTCGTTCGGAAAGGGGACGTTGTTGGAATCTATAACAGTCTCGCTGATTCTCAGGCTCAAGTTGGATCTTCCGTAATTTCTCTTCCCAACCTCATCATATAATTATGTTGAGTTCAATTTTTATAACACTATGACGTTTAAATGATTATTGAAAAGTCATCAATCTTATCCTACCTGATTAAATGTGATTGGATGATACTATTAGGACACTTTAgttaaattcaatttctttttattttttaatcttgtttATAAGATGTTGGAGTGATTGGCATgattaagtatttattttttgtgttgagTCAGAGACTACGGGTGTTTCCTAAACCTACTGGATTAGAGACTAATCATGGTACGTGGCTGCCGCTGGCCCAAGGAAATTTCGCATGATTAAGTATTTTTGACtgtttagaaattttattagGTAGCAAAGTTAAAAAGTGAGGAAAATGTTtgattgaaagttgaaactgcATAGTGGTTTGATTAACAGCTATTTTGTTTGTTGGGTAAATTTCATTGATACCCGTGATTTCTTGAAATTTCACACCATACTCCTGCCTTTTTAATGCAAATAATAAACCTCTTACACAGAGTGTAATGTGTTTCTTGGGTAACAGGATACGCAGTATAATGTATTTCAAACAATTAAAGGGAGTTACTGAAGTCAGGGATTTCAAAACTCGCATTACAAGAGGTGTCAGTGTAATTTGCCATTATGTTTCTGATCTTTGTGAGCTTGATTTTTCTTTGCTagcatcaaaattcaaattgcctttttttgttaatatgtttttagGCTACAACAGTCTCACTTCATTCCCATGCATGATAATTATCGTAACTGCTTGATTGGATGCAGTGGCTACATTCTGTTTTGTGCTCTTGAGGATGAGTTATTGGTTTTTTCTGTTGTAATAGGCTAAATGTATGCTTCCTTTCTTGTCACCTGGTAGGTATGCAATCCTCCTGTTAGTGTGTACAAGGGATACTCGTTGTCAAAGGACACCGAGGAATATCTTGTCTCACATGGACTGAAGAATGCTTTATACACAATTAGAGCTACTGATTTGAAAGAGGATTTGTTTGGCATGCTTGTTCCTTGCCCTTTCCAGGTAAATAGATGTTGCAATGCATTTAATTTTTGATGCTTTTCGACAAATGCATCTTCTGCTAAAACAATAGGATGGGAAAAGGTTACCATTAGATATATATCCCTGATCTCAAAGTCCATATCCTTAATTGCGAGTTTATGATCTCAAAGTCCATACCCTCTAAATGTCCTTTAAAGTTTGAGGTTTATTAATCAAGCAAATCAGAAAATCTTTAATGTATGTCTCAGGAACCTTCTACCAAAGAGGGCACATCAAATAAGGACGTATCTAAACAGAGATCTTTGGGAGTGCTTGCACAAGATGAGGTGAGTTCAGCACAATTTGGAACTACAACATGCTTATCTggaatgcaaagatccaggggTTATATATCTGTTACTAAAATGTTACATTTGGcagttattttataaattatgaatttattatCACTTTTGTTACAATAATCAGTATCACATGCATCTTCTCAATTCTATAACTTCCATTTGGGAGAAGTATGTAATATCCTTGTTGTTTTAGGTAGCTGAGATAGAATATTCTAATGAGTTATGACACCCTCCCaaactttgttttctttcaactGCCTTTATTAATCATAACTTTATGTTATAATTGACTGCAAGGGATTGCATATCATGGAACCTTATAATTGTTGTGAAGCATTGTATACACACTTAAATTAtataagatgatgatgatgtgcaATTGACAGTGCTGTGTATGtcagtaaaaaaattactttattaaAAGGCTTAGGTGAATGTTTGGTAATGAGTAATAAAAGGAATTAAAGGATTATGGGTACTGCCTTACTGGATTAACTGCTGCATTGGATACTAAACTTGATTTTCAGCTATAAAACCTTCATCCTAGAGTCTAAGTCAATTGTAACATGACAAAATGTTGTGGATCTAAGTGAAATATCTGTGAAACCAGTTGTTTTTACTTCAGTGCACTGTCCaaacttgtttttgttttaaatgttttaatatatttgagaTTCTTTATTTGCTTAGCAGAAAGTAATCTCTGAAGATCCCTTCAGAAAGCAAGTCAAGTTAGAATATGCTGAAGTGGCTGAAGCACCTTCACATGCAACTGTAAGTTGAAATGATACTGATGCAGGTGTTGTCATTTAACCATTAGTATATTAATCAGTAAACCAACAGGTGATAACCAGGGCCAATCACATTATTTATTGCTTTCCACTTTAACTGAAAAGTCAAGTTTTATGGAATGGTCTATGTTACATGGATACAGGTACAAGTAATGGGTACAATATGATATGTAAATAcagcaatttttaaaataaaataggatatgggtataacaatatataaatatttatgtctgtcttatattttattaatttattttctttgtcttattttttttctcaatataacCGATGCTTATACTTACTGATCTGTCATCATTATTGTATTATTATCCTagccaaatttaaataaaagtgaTATAATTCAAGTTATGATTATAAATCTGTCTGTatcccaaaaacaaaaattgtatacaagaggttaaaatataaaacatcttAGTTTTGATATGGAGGCAGCCATAGTAATATGTGTATCAGTATTCGTTAAGGTACAATACAGATATGTTGCCAATTTTTTGGTATCTGTACATCAGAGGGAGTGGTCAAGTGGAGGTGCTGCCGTCATGGCTACTTGGTCTTGCCATTGCACCTTGAGGATGTTGACTAAAGTATTGGCTAAATGAACGAACATAACCCCTTCCAATTATAGGTCAATTGTAGAAAGAGAAATTCTGTCTCTTATTATCTCACTCTGTGAAAACTACATGAAAGTTTGTGGCCTTCTTTACACCTTATTCCATAATTATCTTATTTCTTTAGTTGGAATTTGTCCACTGATACACATCCTGGCATCCATGTCATTGtgtgattgtataatttttttattatgtagcAATGCTCTTGCAAGAAACCTCCACGTGGATCAGAACTCTGCAAACTTGCAAACTATGAGGGGTAGTCTAAACTTAACCACTTGTTCATGTACAGAAAATGCCCTTGTTAGGGAGTCAATATGCACACTTTGGTAAACTGACGGAGCCAAGTTGCTGAGTTTTGAACCACAGGGTTTTTTGCAATTGATTTATAGTTGAAGGGGCTTCCAtgcattttagtaaaaaatatggGGTAACAATCAGAGATAATTACATTATTTCTTACTTATCATTTTAATTGCAGACTCAATTTATAGAGTGGTCATTGGATGGCTCTCTAATTGCTATTGTTGATTTGTGTAATCTTTGATTATGTTTTATGATTTATCTACTCATTTGATGTTTTTAGATCTCTAATAGTCACCTATCCTTTTTTGGTGAATCATAGTTATCTTTTCTTGTGCAGCGGACTTGTTTTGTTGAGTTTGATGGTGCGTCAAAAGGAAATCCTGGAAAAGCTGGTGCTGGGGCTATTCTGCGAGCTAATGATGGAAGCTTGGTATACATTTGATGTTTCTGTTTTAGTCATCATTGGCATACAACTTTAATCTCTTTAACAATTTTTACTTTAAAGATTTGTAGGGTGCGTGAAGGTGTTGGTATAGCAACAAACAATGCTGCTGAATATCGTGCAATGATATTGGGAATGAAATATGCTCTTAAAAAGGGATTTACTGGTATTTGTATCCAAGGTGATTCCAAACTTGTTTGCATGCAGGTTGGCCATTTTATATTCTTCTCTGTTATTTTATTCTAACATTATTAAATGTTAAATGACATTTACACCCCTTCACTTATGTATTTATGTCTTGGTATTCTATATCTAATTGCTCTTTTAAGGctctttgatttaaatattCACATAAAAACTATACGTAAAATAAAACTAGTGTGGTGTTTCAACACCCTCCTCAACTCTCCGACTGGATTTACCCTGATCCAGGTAATGTTCACTCGTCCTCCTCCCACCATTCCCTATTGCTGGTTCCATTTCAAATGCGCTATTGACTGTGAGCTACTCATCTGAACCAATTTTAGAGAAACTACAGAAGAACTTTGACAAACTCAACAGTTGATGAAAAGATGGGCTGGTACATGTTGTCATGATTTGCACCTGAACATAGGAGATTGGGTATATGACTATATGTGCACCTCAGACCTTGCTGGCAATATCCTGCCGTTTCCACTATTAGCCACAAATTATGCTAGGCATATTTTGTCCTCTACCAAATTTTAGAGGAAATTGACCCAGTTACCTAGACCTTCCCCCAAATGCCGAAATTCACAATGTCTTCCTTGAGAGTTTACTCAAGCCCCACTATGGTCCACCACTGTCAATTTCTCTACCTGCTGAAATTGTTGACAAGGATCCAGTCCTTGAAACACTTGCAATTCTTGATTGGTAATGGGTTGATGATGCTGATGGACCAAAACAGCAGGTCCTCATCCAGTGGACTGGGATTCACCCTGAAGAAGCCACGTAGGAAGGCTACTATTATCCTAAATGATCTTGACCTTGAGGAAATATTGATGCCCCTTCCACCTTGAGGAAATTTTAATGCCCCCCTCTTCTATTTCTTATCCATCTGCATCCCTAACTGTCATTGTACATCTCTGTATTGAGTCAGTACCTGATATTAAATTTAGGGAATGAAAATATGAGTAGTTCTGTTACAGCTTTCCACGCTGTACTTCATATCTGAAGTTTTGTTTTTCCTGTCCATTTGGCAACAGCTAACTGCATGTAATTGGCAAATTTGCAGTGACTTGAGTACACTTTGAACACATTTCATTCTAGTATGATGTACCACAGTGAGCAAGTAAGCGTATGAAACCCATTTCAGAATAATGAAAACAGAGCTATGAAATAATCAAATGGGATGCGTTCCGAAGCATTCCTtgagttatttttttcatttaacaatTTAAGCTTATCCTACTATTTAATTTCCTTGATGAGAATtcaggaaagaaaaacaaaataataaaataatcaatgaaTTGCTAGATCATGTTATGCATATTGATGATAAAGAGTTGCGCAAATCCATGCATGCATTGCATGACTTAAAGCCATTTACTGTTCATCATATGATATGAATCGGTGGCTGGCTGAATTGTATCTAATTGTGTGATTAGAGTTGCAAATAGTGTGACTCTAACAACTAGGAATTTGGGGTAAACTGCATGACAGCAACCTGTAATTtccatttgataatattaaccAAGTACAGAACAAGCATTTGATTTCTTCGACAATCTCCTTAGCTTCTAACCTTGTTTGTTTTGCAAGTGTTTCGTCACTGTCTCACtgatttctattatttattgtttgtttctcttcaatTTTCTCCTGCTACTGCATTAAGCAGATTGATGGTTCCTGGAAGGTCAAGAATGAAAACTTGTTTACATTGTATAATGTGGCCAAAGAACTCAAGGATAAATTTTCCTCATTCCAGATCAGTCATGTTCTAAGGGTAGGTATAGTTGACTGAGCTATTGATGTGTATGGAATATTTTTGGGCTTTATATAAGCAATTTTTAAATGCCTTATAGCATGTTTGGTATAACTTAAATATGGagaaataattgtttatttttcaaaagctttcttAGCAAGCAGGCaataataagttaatatattttcaaaataagccAAGCCAAATGCACGCTTGTAGTTGTAAATtatcttaaagagagaaaataaatgttCACTATAAAACCGATCAAAATGTGAAatgaagcataaaaaaaaacaaaaaaatgcattaaGGTAATGCCTTCTGTAACCTCTTAAAGGTGTGATTTCCTCCTAAAAGATTTTTATAAGTTGTATGAACCTTTCAACCCAAGGGGCCATCCCAAAAATCATTTAACACTAAaattcaatgaaagaaagattgTTTATTGCATCTCTTATGGTACAGAACTGTTGCATTGAATTCTAGTTGAATGTTTTTCTAACATCAATTTGTTGATGACTTGATGAGCATTATTTCCTTGATGGTAAACTCAACCATATCCTGAATTTTGTTTGCTAATTGATTGGTTTTCCCTTTTGGGAACTACGTATTATAATAAATCCCATCTTTACTTTGAGATTTTCTGTGGAAGGATAAGAGCCTTGCATTTAAATATTAACTTTCTGTTTCCCTTGTCAAGAACTTCAACTCTGATGCTGACGCTCAAGCAAATTTGGCTATCAATCTTGTAGGTGAGGTCTTGAGAATCTTTAATATTTATTCGGCTTTTAATATATGTGTATGTGCATGTATTTGACTATTCTACTTTCTCTGCTTCTACAGATGGCCAAGTCCAGGAAGAGTGTGTGTAATTCACTCATGGCCGCTGCTGGTTATGTTTTGGGTTTGTTGCAGAACACGCCTGCAATTTACAGATTACTCCTAAGAATTGGTGACCCAATTATTTAGCAATCAAACCCTAAGAATGAATTATTTTCTACTGGTCCTGGCTCCGTAGTCATAATAACTTTTAGCCTCAGCGTTTTCAATTTCCATGATTTTTTTCCGCCATGGAGGATTCCTATCAGGACTTCTCAACACTGCAGTCACATCAAGTTAGAGtttatcattttcattcttTAGCATATGGAAGACCTGAATATCTTACGGTCTATAGCAAAATGATACTTGTTCAATAACACTAATATTATCATACCTCTTAGTTGAAAGTACTGTTTCATTA contains:
- the LOC100779114 gene encoding uncharacterized protein isoform X3; protein product: MNRLSQLSSYTAAIVGSTVRLIANRSLRHRCCSFPAKPEYRGIRSFRSEFALTAARCYSAKKGRKSKAEPEVPAVVMEQEKDAFYVVRKGDVVGIYNSLADSQAQVGSSVCNPPVSVYKGYSLSKDTEEYLVSHGLKNALYTIRATDLKEDLFGMLVPCPFQEPSTKEGTSNKDVSKQRSLGVLAQDEKVISEDPFRKQVKLEYAEVAEAPSHATRTCFVEFDGASKGNPGKAGAGAILRANDGSLICRVREGVGIATNNAAEYRAMILGMKYALKKGFTGICIQD
- the LOC100779114 gene encoding uncharacterized protein isoform X2, whose product is MNRLSQLSSYTAAIVGSTVRLIANRSLRHRCCSFPAKPEYRGIRSFRSEFALTAARCYSAKKGRKSKAEPEVPAVVMEQEKDAFYVVRKGDVVGIYNSLADSQAQVGSSVCNPPVSVYKGYSLSKDTEEYLVSHGLKNALYTIRATDLKEDLFGMLVPCPFQEPSTKEGTSNKDVSKQRSLGVLAQDEKVISEDPFRKQVKLEYAEVAEAPSHATRTCFVEFDGASKGNPGKAGAGAILRANDGSLICRVREGVGIATNNAAEYRAMILGMKYALKKGFTGICIQGDSKLVCMQNFNSDADAQANLAINLVDGQVQEECV
- the LOC100779114 gene encoding uncharacterized protein isoform X1 — protein: MNRLSQLSSYTAAIVGSTVRLIANRSLRHRCCSFPAKPEYRGIRSFRSEFALTAARCYSAKKGRKSKAEPEVPAVVMEQEKDAFYVVRKGDVVGIYNSLADSQAQVGSSVCNPPVSVYKGYSLSKDTEEYLVSHGLKNALYTIRATDLKEDLFGMLVPCPFQEPSTKEGTSNKDVSKQRSLGVLAQDEKVISEDPFRKQVKLEYAEVAEAPSHATRTCFVEFDGASKGNPGKAGAGAILRANDGSLICRVREGVGIATNNAAEYRAMILGMKYALKKGFTGICIQGDSKLVCMQIDGSWKVKNENLFTLYNVAKELKDKFSSFQISHVLRNFNSDADAQANLAINLVDGQVQEECV